GGATTTCCTGCCACGCCGTCTCGGCGCTGACACGGGCCAATCCACGCTTTGTGGCGGGGGTCAAAGGCGTATCCTCATCTACCCAATCACCGCCGTGATCTCCGTAAACACCGGTTGTCGAAAGATACCCCGCCCAACGCAGATGCGGCGCTGCTGCGGCGATCTCATCGCGCAAAACGCCAAGCACCGGATCGCCGTCTGGGCCTGGCCCTGCAGAGATCAGAATATGCGGCACCTGCGAAAAAAGCGGGGCGATATCCGTGCCGGGCCATAGCAGAGGTTCCACACCGGTCGCCGCAATGTCATCCAGTTTGTCCGCGCTGCGCGTTGTTCCGATGATCCGCCAGCCCTGCGGAATCAGCCGCTCGGCCAACGCGCGGGCGCTGTATCCGTGTCCCAAAGAAAGAAGCGTTTTGTCCATCTGCAATACCTGCCCCTTTGCGCCCCGCGCATCAAGAGGGCAATGGTCATCTGAATCTGCCTGAGATCAGTACTGACACCGTGCGCCAAAGCAATTTTATGTCCAGGCAAAGGCTTTGATTGCGCTGATAGATCAAATCCAGCTTTGCCTTGCACGGTACAAAAACCCGCGCATACACCGCATCTGTTTCGGACGCGGTGTAACAGTGTTGCAGGCGGTGCTCCTCCACTCCGTGACAAATGATGCTGGCCAGCCCCGTCACACCCGGACGGTTTTGCAGAACATCCGCGTAGAGATTCGGAAAACGCTCAACATAAGCCCGCAATGGCGGGCGCGGCCCGACAAAGCTCATGTCACCGCGCAGGATGTTCCACAATTGCGGCAGCTCATCCAACCGAAACCGTCGCAACCAACGGCCGCTTGGGGTCAATCGGTTGGCCTTGTCGCCGCCGGTCACCCCCTGATCATGGATATCCTCTTTCATGCTCCGCAATTTCCAGAGCCTAAAGGCACGGTGCGGGGTTTTCATCCGTTCCGAGACAAAGAAAACCGGCCTGCCCTCGGCCGCCAAAAGCCACAGCAGCAAGACCACCATTGGGGCAATCAAAAGCGTGATCAACACCAGCGCCATCACCAGGTCAAACATGCGCTTGGACAGAGTCATCAAATGGCTCGGGCCTGCGGTTTTTCCCAACCGCGCCATTCCGCAACCAGATCATCAGGGCTCGCGCGTGGCACCCGAGCCCCCAGCACCTGACCAAGCACATCCACGTTCAGCGTTACATCAGGGATCACATCATCCCCTGCGTCTCGATAGGTCCATGACAACCCCGCAGCATTCAAGAGCGTGCCTGCCTCTATCGCCCCGCGCAGCGCAACGTTCAAAACCGGCGGCACGTGTGGCATGAGGGTGAGCCGATGGATTATCGCAGCCAGATCGGCCCCCCCGATGTAACTGCGGCGCGGGGTCGTGCCGTCGGGCAATTGATCAAGCTGCATCGCATTGTGCCAACCGCCAAGGATTGCATCAGCGCCAGCCACATTGCCGATCCGCAGCGACGTGACAGGCTGATCCAAAGCGATGCCGATGGCATGGGCTTCTTCCTCCATTCGCAATTTTGAACGTCCATAGGCACTGATCGGGCAGGGCCGGGTGGCTTCGCCCAAGGCACCGGCCTGTTTGCCATAAATCGCGGCGGAAGATGCCAAAAACACCCGTGGGCATCCGGCGGCCTTTGCGGCCTGAACCGCGGCGCAGGCAAGATCGCTGTTCACTCCGAAATCGACAGGAGCTGTTGCCAGGCCATTCGGCACAACCCCAGCCAGACAAACCACCGCCCTTTTGCCCCGCGCCGCCACAATAAGAGCATTTCGATCCCTCAGAGGGTCAAACCACAAGTCCCCCATTCCAATTTGCCGGCTTTGGCCAATCAAACCATGACCGGCCGGCCAATACTGGCAACACATACGGCCCAACCGGCCGCCCGCGCCGAGCAGCAGAACCGGCCCATGTCTATCTGTGATCGTGGCGGTGCCTGAACCTATCATTGCTTCAGGCTATCGGCGGAATGGTTAATAGATGATTGATATCTGAACCGTCAGAGTGCGATCCGCTTGTCCTTGGGCACAAGCGCGTTGATCTGCGCAATATGTTCGGGAAGGCATTTGGTCAGGAAATCATATTGCGCAACCGCATGCGCCCGTGCCGCGCCGCCCAGACGGGCAAAGTCATCGGGCCGCGCCAGCACATCCACCACTTGCGCGGCCAGCGCATCATGGTCAAAGAAATCAACAAGCATCCCGGTTTCGCCATGGGTCACAGCCTCGCGCACGGAAGGAACATCAGAAGCCACGATCTTTGCCCCCATCGACATCGCCTCAAGCAAGGACCACGACAAAACAAAAGGCATCGACAGATAGATGTGGCAACTGCTGATCTGGATCAGCTTGCAAAAATGGTCATAGGGCACCTGCCCCAGAAAATGCAGGCGCTCCCAATTGAGATCTTTGCCAACTTCGGCCTCCATCTCTGCACGCAATCCGCCCGGCGTCTTGGCCTTACCGCCGTAGGACACATCATTACCGCCCACGATCAGGATACGCGCATTGGGCCGTTCGCGTTGAATGCGCGGCAATGCCCGCATCAATGTGTGAAACCCGCGCGTGCGTTCCAGATTGCGCGCGACATAGGTTACCACCTCATCTTGCGCCGTCAG
This window of the Sulfitobacter mediterraneus genome carries:
- a CDS encoding NAD-dependent epimerase/dehydratase family protein produces the protein MIGSGTATITDRHGPVLLLGAGGRLGRMCCQYWPAGHGLIGQSRQIGMGDLWFDPLRDRNALIVAARGKRAVVCLAGVVPNGLATAPVDFGVNSDLACAAVQAAKAAGCPRVFLASSAAIYGKQAGALGEATRPCPISAYGRSKLRMEEEAHAIGIALDQPVTSLRIGNVAGADAILGGWHNAMQLDQLPDGTTPRRSYIGGADLAAIIHRLTLMPHVPPVLNVALRGAIEAGTLLNAAGLSWTYRDAGDDVIPDVTLNVDVLGQVLGARVPRASPDDLVAEWRGWEKPQARAI
- a CDS encoding sugar transferase — encoded protein: MTLSKRMFDLVMALVLITLLIAPMVVLLLWLLAAEGRPVFFVSERMKTPHRAFRLWKLRSMKEDIHDQGVTGGDKANRLTPSGRWLRRFRLDELPQLWNILRGDMSFVGPRPPLRAYVERFPNLYADVLQNRPGVTGLASIICHGVEEHRLQHCYTASETDAVYARVFVPCKAKLDLIYQRNQSLCLDIKLLWRTVSVLISGRFR